One window of the bacterium genome contains the following:
- a CDS encoding Wzz/FepE/Etk N-terminal domain-containing protein — protein MKKFYSVISKYFVTFVIVYILGFLIAIVLFFTLPRKYKATAEIMPNLEPELMMTIGSSLANLNPLLGLMVSPSDIYARIIQSRAVLYPVIDSLNLKQKFKTRSYIKVYRKLLKGIEIKSYTEGIVEISYEDKDPKFAAQIVNLIVRELDRFNKQTVMTKGKALREFLEQRLKEEDILIGSLRDSLEKFQKKYGTVFPEEEYKEWVSAYFDIYKGYLISKAEYDYLSEIYSPGSPILSLKLNELEVYEKQLRDFANESKADSQTSKTPRILNFPLRTVPELAKVYGELLVKLQAHEEVYKFLFTKYEEAKILEKKDTPTFTLMHWAEVPDYKSYPRGTILVMFFFFMSTIVNILIFFIGELRENGLLDGFFNSLNK, from the coding sequence ATGAAGAAATTTTATTCCGTGATTTCTAAGTATTTTGTTACTTTCGTGATTGTCTATATTCTGGGTTTCCTTATTGCTATTGTCCTTTTTTTTACATTACCCAGAAAATATAAAGCAACCGCCGAAATTATGCCGAATTTAGAGCCTGAATTGATGATGACAATTGGCTCTTCTCTTGCAAATTTGAATCCTCTTCTTGGATTGATGGTTTCTCCCTCGGATATCTATGCCAGAATTATTCAGTCCAGAGCCGTGTTATATCCTGTCATCGACTCATTGAATCTTAAACAGAAATTTAAAACCCGAAGCTATATCAAAGTTTATCGAAAACTTCTTAAAGGAATTGAAATAAAGTCTTATACTGAAGGAATAGTTGAGATTTCTTACGAAGATAAAGATCCAAAGTTTGCTGCTCAGATTGTTAATCTTATTGTAAGGGAATTAGATCGCTTTAATAAACAGACGGTTATGACAAAAGGTAAAGCGTTGAGAGAATTTCTTGAACAAAGGTTGAAAGAAGAGGATATATTGATCGGCAGCCTTCGCGATTCACTTGAAAAATTTCAGAAAAAGTATGGTACTGTTTTCCCTGAGGAAGAGTATAAAGAATGGGTTTCTGCTTACTTTGACATTTATAAGGGTTATTTGATCAGTAAGGCAGAATACGACTATTTAAGTGAAATCTATTCTCCGGGAAGCCCCATTTTAAGTTTGAAACTAAACGAACTTGAGGTATACGAAAAACAGCTAAGGGATTTCGCTAATGAATCTAAAGCCGACTCGCAGACATCAAAAACACCAAGGATTTTGAATTTTCCTTTAAGAACAGTACCCGAACTGGCAAAGGTGTATGGGGAATTACTTGTTAAACTTCAGGCGCACGAGGAAGTTTATAAGTTTTTGTTTACGAAATACGAAGAGGCGAAGATTTTAGAAAAGAAGGACACCCCAACCTTTACGTTGATGCACTGGGCAGAAGTTCCTGATTATAAAAGCTATCCTAGAGGCACAATTTTGGTTATGTTTTTCTTTTTCATGAGTACAATTGTCAACATTCTCATTTTCTTTATTGGTGAATTAAGGGAAAACGGACTTTTAGATGGATTTTTTAATTCTTTGAATAAATAG
- the hutU gene encoding urocanate hydratase — protein sequence MSGRVVRAPRGTQLTCKSWLTEAAMRMLMNNLDPEVAKDPANLIVYGGTGKAARNWECFDAIVETLKNLENDETLLVQSGKPVAVFKTHEWAPRVLIANSNLVPKWATWEYFRELEERGLIMYGQMTAGSWIYIGTQGILQGTYETFYAAAKKHFGGSLKGKVILTAGLGEMGGAQPLAATMNDGIMLAVEVNPWAIERRLKMGYLDTWTDNLDKALSMIDEAKKQGKSLSIGLLGNAAEVHPELVKRGFVPDLLTDQVAAHDPLNGYIPKGFTVEEAAELRKKNPEDYLKRVGESAAIHVGAMLEMQKKGAITFEYGNNLRRLAYDNGVKDAFNIQGYVPAFIRDLFSEGKGPFRWVALSGNPEDIYKTDEKVLELFPQDEHLKKWIKMAKEKVHFQGLPARICWLGQGERMEFGLAINEMVKKGELEAPIVIGRDHHDTGSVASPYRETEAMLDGSDAIADWPILNALLNASSGATWVSFHHGGGVGIGYSLHAGMVIVADGTELTHKKLERVLTNDVGIGVVRHADAGYKIAIETAKKHGLKIPMLKE from the coding sequence ATGTCAGGAAGAGTAGTTAGAGCCCCGAGAGGGACTCAGTTAACTTGTAAAAGCTGGCTTACGGAAGCAGCAATGAGAATGTTAATGAACAACCTCGATCCCGAGGTTGCAAAAGACCCGGCTAATTTGATCGTTTATGGTGGGACAGGAAAGGCAGCTAGAAACTGGGAATGTTTTGATGCCATCGTTGAGACACTAAAGAATCTTGAAAATGATGAGACACTTCTCGTACAATCAGGCAAACCTGTGGCAGTTTTTAAAACCCACGAATGGGCCCCAAGGGTTTTAATTGCAAATTCGAATCTCGTCCCCAAATGGGCCACATGGGAATACTTCAGAGAATTGGAAGAACGTGGTCTTATAATGTATGGTCAGATGACGGCGGGAAGCTGGATCTACATTGGGACTCAAGGAATTCTCCAGGGTACCTACGAGACTTTTTATGCGGCGGCTAAGAAACATTTTGGTGGTTCACTTAAGGGGAAAGTAATTCTTACTGCTGGGCTTGGCGAAATGGGGGGTGCCCAGCCTCTCGCAGCGACGATGAACGATGGGATTATGCTCGCAGTAGAGGTTAATCCCTGGGCTATAGAGAGAAGACTAAAGATGGGCTACCTTGATACCTGGACTGACAATTTAGATAAGGCCCTTTCAATGATTGATGAAGCAAAGAAACAGGGTAAATCTCTTTCAATAGGGCTCCTTGGTAATGCAGCGGAAGTTCACCCCGAGCTTGTAAAACGTGGATTTGTCCCCGACCTTCTTACTGACCAGGTTGCTGCTCACGATCCATTGAATGGTTATATACCCAAGGGGTTTACCGTTGAAGAGGCGGCGGAGTTGAGGAAAAAGAATCCTGAGGATTATTTAAAGAGGGTTGGTGAATCGGCGGCTATTCATGTTGGGGCGATGCTTGAAATGCAGAAAAAGGGCGCAATTACCTTTGAGTATGGAAATAACCTGAGAAGGCTTGCTTATGATAATGGAGTTAAGGATGCTTTCAATATCCAGGGTTACGTTCCAGCATTTATCAGGGATCTTTTCTCAGAGGGGAAAGGACCTTTCAGATGGGTTGCTCTTTCAGGAAATCCTGAAGATATATACAAAACTGACGAAAAGGTCCTGGAACTATTCCCACAGGACGAACATCTGAAAAAGTGGATAAAGATGGCGAAAGAAAAAGTTCATTTCCAGGGCTTACCTGCGAGAATATGTTGGCTCGGGCAGGGAGAAAGAATGGAATTTGGTCTTGCAATTAACGAAATGGTAAAGAAGGGCGAACTGGAGGCGCCAATAGTAATTGGTAGAGATCATCACGATACGGGTTCTGTAGCTTCACCATACAGAGAAACGGAGGCGATGCTTGATGGTTCTGATGCTATCGCTGATTGGCCTATTTTAAATGCCTTACTCAATGCCTCTTCTGGTGCGACCTGGGTATCCTTCCATCACGGTGGTGGAGTAGGAATTGGGTATTCTTTACATGCAGGTATGGTTATTGTTGCAGATGGAACAGAGTTAACCCACAAGAAACTTGAAAGGGTGCTCACCAACGATGTGGGAATTGGTGTTGTTAGGCATGCCGACGCAGGTTATAAGATAGCTATAGAGACTGCAAAGAAACACGGCCTCAAAATACCTATGCTGAAAGAATAA
- a CDS encoding exopolysaccharide biosynthesis polyprenyl glycosylphosphotransferase, whose translation MAISKKKILKDLVRFLALIFADLFSFYLSVYLAFLTRAFLGKVLANLLTTFKQSLKLYTFFWGLPFLFVLVLAFEGLYTERRYFWDEFRAFIKSLVIYFFLLFTILSLTHGITRFSRGVLALVPVFLVFLFPLFRYLINVLLFKLRIREKCQFIGSERSLEKFEKTVLSDKYAGFELGEPASYVFLSTSRDDFDQKLRELQQVYRYVYIFDDGGRFLVSEFKPVFPVGKGITMFELQNKLLDPKRMLLKRIIEVVLAVVLLPVLLPLIFLIGVAIILDSKGPIFYSQQRIGRGGRPFKCLKFRTMYIDADLRLKEILAKDEKAREEWTKYFKLKNDPRVTRIGKFLRKTSLDELPQIFNVLKGEMSFVGPRPVLREELEKYYREFSRYYFEVRPGITGLWQISGRNELDYEQRVKLDVWYVLNWSLWLDFVIFVKTIKVVLSGKGAY comes from the coding sequence GTGGCCATATCAAAGAAAAAGATTTTAAAAGATCTTGTAAGATTTTTAGCACTTATTTTCGCTGACCTTTTCAGTTTTTACCTTTCCGTATACCTTGCTTTTCTCACACGAGCATTTTTAGGAAAGGTGTTAGCAAATTTACTTACTACTTTTAAACAAAGCCTTAAACTCTATACCTTTTTCTGGGGATTGCCTTTTTTGTTTGTTCTTGTTCTGGCTTTTGAAGGGCTTTATACTGAACGCAGGTATTTTTGGGACGAGTTCCGGGCATTCATAAAATCTTTAGTTATATACTTTTTCCTTCTATTTACGATACTGAGTTTGACTCATGGTATTACGCGATTTTCGCGTGGGGTGCTCGCTTTAGTTCCTGTATTCCTTGTTTTCCTTTTTCCCCTATTTAGATATCTTATCAACGTTTTACTGTTCAAGCTGAGGATTAGGGAAAAGTGTCAGTTTATAGGAAGTGAGAGAAGTCTTGAAAAATTTGAGAAAACGGTTCTTTCAGATAAGTATGCAGGTTTTGAATTAGGTGAACCGGCATCGTACGTATTTCTTTCAACGTCGAGAGACGATTTCGATCAAAAATTGAGGGAACTACAACAGGTTTATCGATACGTTTATATTTTTGACGATGGAGGTCGTTTCTTAGTTTCAGAATTCAAGCCGGTTTTTCCAGTTGGTAAAGGTATAACGATGTTTGAATTACAAAACAAGCTACTTGACCCCAAGAGGATGCTTTTAAAGCGAATAATTGAAGTTGTTCTTGCTGTGGTTTTGCTGCCGGTTTTACTGCCATTGATTTTTCTAATTGGCGTGGCAATAATCCTTGATTCGAAGGGTCCTATTTTCTACTCGCAGCAGAGAATAGGTAGAGGCGGGAGACCCTTTAAGTGTCTTAAGTTCAGAACAATGTACATAGATGCCGATTTAAGACTTAAAGAGATTTTGGCAAAGGATGAAAAAGCACGTGAAGAGTGGACAAAATATTTCAAATTAAAAAATGATCCGCGAGTAACAAGGATAGGAAAATTTTTGAGAAAAACTTCCCTTGATGAACTACCACAGATTTTCAACGTTCTCAAAGGAGAAATGAGCTTTGTGGGGCCGAGGCCGGTTCTTAGAGAAGAGCTGGAGAAGTATTATAGAGAATTTTCCCGCTATTACTTTGAAGTCCGCCCGGGTATAACAGGGCTCTGGCAGATCTCTGGTAGAAATGAACTGGACTATGAACAGCGCGTGAAACTGGATGTCTGGTATGTTCTAAACTGGTCTTTATGGTTAGATTTTGTTATATTTGTCAAAACAATAAAAGTTGTTTTGAGTGGAAAGGGGGCTTATTAA
- the lspA gene encoding signal peptidase II, giving the protein MRTVIFLFALLFSIDRITKYLVVKLLPYGAEVNVIGEFVKITHVRNPHSLWSISLGRNFPYVILGLIAVVFLTALILDSIKSKNVFNANLFAVILAGVAGNIVDRVHFKEVIDFIDIGLSPTLRWPVFNVADSCISIGLAIYFIMVLKEYFTKRSQK; this is encoded by the coding sequence ATGAGGACGGTAATTTTTCTCTTTGCTTTACTTTTTTCGATTGACAGAATCACCAAATACCTTGTCGTAAAACTTCTTCCTTATGGCGCGGAAGTAAATGTAATTGGAGAGTTTGTGAAAATTACCCATGTCCGAAACCCACATTCACTATGGAGTATTTCCCTCGGGCGGAATTTTCCCTACGTGATTCTTGGTTTAATTGCTGTGGTTTTTCTCACTGCTTTGATTTTAGATTCTATTAAGTCAAAGAACGTTTTTAATGCTAACCTTTTCGCGGTAATCCTGGCAGGGGTTGCTGGCAATATTGTAGACAGGGTCCATTTTAAAGAAGTGATAGATTTTATTGACATTGGCCTTTCGCCCACCTTAAGGTGGCCTGTTTTTAATGTTGCAGACTCTTGTATTTCGATAGGACTTGCCATTTACTTTATAATGGTATTAAAAGAGTATTTTACCAAAAGGAGTCAAAAATGA
- the ahcY gene encoding adenosylhomocysteinase, producing MTDYKIRDISLADSGLKKIEWASTRMRVLRKFVEELKDAHPLSGIQISACLHVTSETANLVIALKELGAEVYLSPSNPLSTQDDVAASLVRDFGISVFAVHGESRESYYENLDIVASRSPEIIMDDGADLTTLVHEKKLYHNIKGGTEETTTGVIRIKAMEKDGVLKFPVIAVNESQTKHLFDNRYGTGQSTIDGILRATNILLSSTTMVVAGYGWCGRGIAMRARGMGARVIVTEVDPIKALEAFEDGFMVMPMEEAVKFADVVVTATGCKDVVTAKHFEVMKDGCILANAGHFDVEVNVKYLYENAAKIEKIRENLEKVILKSGKVVYLLAQGRLVNLAAAEGHPADVMDLSFSNQLLAVLYLLENSGKLKSGVFTLPDDLDRKVAEYKLKTLGVSIDNLTDEQKKYLKSWGEGT from the coding sequence ATGACTGATTATAAAATTAGAGATATTAGCCTTGCCGATTCCGGACTTAAAAAGATTGAATGGGCATCAACACGGATGAGGGTTTTGAGAAAGTTTGTAGAGGAATTAAAAGATGCACACCCTCTTTCCGGAATACAAATTTCTGCCTGCTTACATGTTACATCAGAGACAGCTAATCTTGTGATTGCGTTGAAAGAACTTGGTGCAGAGGTTTACCTTTCGCCCTCCAACCCCCTCTCTACACAGGATGATGTTGCAGCGTCACTGGTCAGAGATTTTGGTATCAGCGTATTTGCGGTCCATGGCGAAAGTAGAGAAAGTTACTATGAAAATCTTGATATAGTGGCTTCAAGGTCGCCGGAAATTATAATGGATGATGGCGCAGATCTTACTACACTTGTTCATGAAAAGAAATTGTATCATAATATAAAGGGAGGAACAGAAGAGACCACGACGGGAGTGATTCGTATTAAGGCAATGGAAAAAGATGGAGTTCTGAAGTTTCCTGTTATTGCGGTTAATGAATCCCAAACTAAACACCTTTTTGATAACCGCTACGGCACAGGTCAATCAACGATAGACGGGATATTAAGGGCAACTAATATATTGCTTTCCAGTACTACGATGGTTGTTGCAGGCTATGGTTGGTGTGGAAGAGGAATTGCCATGAGGGCAAGGGGTATGGGTGCAAGGGTAATAGTGACCGAAGTCGATCCCATTAAAGCTCTCGAGGCCTTTGAAGATGGCTTTATGGTTATGCCTATGGAAGAGGCTGTGAAGTTTGCTGATGTCGTAGTTACTGCAACAGGTTGTAAGGATGTTGTAACCGCAAAGCATTTTGAAGTCATGAAAGATGGTTGTATATTGGCCAATGCAGGTCATTTTGATGTTGAAGTGAATGTGAAATATCTTTACGAAAATGCCGCTAAGATTGAAAAAATAAGGGAGAATCTTGAGAAAGTTATTTTAAAAAGTGGAAAAGTTGTTTATTTGTTGGCTCAGGGAAGGTTGGTTAATTTAGCCGCGGCAGAAGGACACCCCGCGGATGTGATGGACCTTTCCTTTTCCAATCAACTTCTCGCGGTTCTTTACCTTTTAGAAAATTCGGGGAAATTAAAATCTGGAGTTTTCACACTACCGGATGACCTTGATCGTAAAGTTGCTGAATATAAATTGAAAACCCTTGGAGTTTCAATAGACAATTTAACAGATGAACAGAAGAAATATTTAAAATCTTGGGGGGAAGGGACATAG